The DNA region ACCTGATGGCCACGAAGGGTTGCGGGGTGCGGGACGCAGCACACGGCTAGAAGAGCGCGGCCGATCGGCCGCTCCAACCAGTCGGCGAGTCACCTCTGAAGCACGCGCACGTCGCTCAGAgtcaatttttataatttttataatttcgtaattttagtaataaatatataaaagtatTGCTGGAGTTCTTATTGTCCGCCTGGACAATAGTGGCGACCGTGACAGGACAGTTTTGAGTCGATGATACATAACAACAACAATATTCCGCTGATtaataaatttcattatttacgCTCATCCTTGGAAGGGAGTGCGAGTACAGTTATTAAGTCAATCGAGTTCAGTGCAAATAACTACAATCTTGCGTGGGATCTTTTATGCGAACggtacaacaacaaaaacattttaattaataacCATTTAAAGGCACTATTTAATTTTGAATGTATGTCAAAGGAGTCTTACAAAGCTCTCAGGTTTGTTGTCGACCATTTTTCTAAACACTTGCGAGCTCTCGAAACACTAGGGCAGCCTACTGACAAGTGGGATGCGCTCATTATATTTATGGTATCTGTGAAATTGGATGTAACAACAAGTAAAAAATGGGAGGAACTTAAATGTAGTCTTAAAGATTTGCCCACTctaaatgaattctattcgtTTTTGCGGAGCCGTGCTGATGTTTTAGAAACggcttccctttatcttgcataataacgattgtccgaaatacacttcgcatagcaggtttcgcagaaacatttttaaccgaatgatacttttgcataattgtataattagcataactgtcatgtcgcataacattcatttggcagaattttgaatagcagaatactactatcgtcgattttacatacgcagaattgtatgtagcataaattacattccaccgaatttcttatggcatattgctcatattgtagacttgaatttcgcagaatgttaaggaattgctgccagaactacaggttaagttaggttagaactgcgacctctacataaaaggaattgctgccagaactataggttaggttaggttacaattgcgacccctacacaaaagaaattgttgccagaactgtaggttaggttaggttagaactgcgacccctactcaaaagagggtgcgtaacggtccatataacaacttttgatatatttttagtcgatataacgattgagggacataatgcacttttgctataacaatacatggtatattcttaaagagtctaactatcgtcaagtataatgaacttgtaatataacaacttctaatctaacattaacagcgtatataattaagttcgatataacgctcagttggcataatgtagtactggtataatttgtaatatttactactattataacaacctacgtattcgaacttaaggcagatctcagttaggtacgacgacgagcgaagcgaggaggagtgttaggtagaactgcgaccctacagcgcgcgagccgagcgagcgaagcgagcgtgccgcggtagcggccggcgaagcgccagaaccgactttttttattataacctcaacttattattatacatttgaatacattataccataaatacttataacaaatattcattatatccagtaaacgttatatcgaatagcttttatatcgattaaacattatatcccatgaaaatagttattttgttgttatatcaaaagttcattataccgcttaagtgattatacaccatgaaattatatcaaaagttgttatatattttgaaaatatatcaaaaattgttatacggatcattacacacccctcaaaagaaactgcttccagaactgtaggttaggttaggttagaactgcgacccctactcaaaagaaactgcttccagaactgtaggttaggttaggttagaactgcgacccctactcaaaagaaactgcttccagaagtgtaggttaggttaggttagaactgcgacccctgctcaaaagaaactgcttccagaagtgtaggttaggttaggttagaactgcgacccctgctcaaaagaaactgcttccagaagtgtaggttaggttagaactgcgacccctgctcAATAGGTACTGTTGGAGTAGGTATTCATTGGTGTAGTAGGGTACCTATTTCGGCGAGAAACTAACTatccatcaaaatattattctcatcaacagtatgccaatgaattattctgcctaaggaaattgtgcgaaaagacagtatgccaagtacatattatgcgacgcaattttcggcaaaacaattattcgattatagtattattcttcaaattgagattatgccattgcattattctgctttacaaaattgtgcgaaacaacagtatgccatgaaacttatgcaaaaagtaattctgcgaaatgatgattctgccaagggttgctatgcgaaagtaaaatatggcaataaattttatgcaacatattagtaatccTTTAGAAACATCATACAATAATCACTCTGACAAGGGTGACCATAAATTTGGGTCGCGGGAACAAAAACCTAAAGGGCAACCTGTTCAATATAAAAGTTTTGCGACTACAGTAGACGAGAAATCAAACCTCACGTGTGATATGTGTAGCCAGGCTCATCGGTTATATGACTGTCCCAAATTAAAAGAAATGAATATTGAAGAACGATTTGATGAGGTTTCTAAGCTTCGAGTATGCAAAAATTGTTTTCGTAAAGGTCACAATGCATTCCAATGTAACTTGCGAGGTTGTTGTCGCATTTGTAAAAAGAAGCATAATACGTTGTTACATAAACAAAACGTGGAAGTAGAGAAATCGACGCCTAGTACCTCTGCTGCGCCGGTGGTGTTGTCGGCGGTGGTATCTGAGGAATCTGAAGGTCAGGCCTTGCTATGTACCGCTTTAGTAAAGGTAGTTTGCAATGGTAAAGCATATACAGCGCGTGCATTTTTGGACCCCGGGAGTCAGTCTTCGTTTATTACGAATGCGTTTAAAAAGCGGTTACGCATAGATACAGACACAAAGTTCGTAAATATTACTGGAATAAACAAAAATGTAACTCGTATTTCGGAAGAATGTCGGCTTCAAATAAGCTCTCGGGTTCGAACGTATGACATAAATGTCAAATGTTTGGTAATCCCAGATATTACCAGTGTATTGCCTGAGTTTCCAATAGACACAACTGAATTTGAGATACCGAGTGACCTTGAGCTTGCGGACCCGAGATTTTATTCTCCTTCAGAGGTAGACATTCTGTTGGGATCGAAAGTGTATTGGGCCATGGTCATACCTGAGATGATAAACTTAGGCAAAGATAAACCGGTTTTGCAGAATACTCAATTAGGGTGGTTAGTTGCGGGATCTACGCCCAATTATCATACAACATCAAACGTTGTTTGCAACTTTAGTCAAGAGATTCGTGACTCACTAGAAAGGTTTTGGTTAATTGATGATTTACCTTCTGAAAAAACCTATTCTCCGGAGGAGCAGCTCTGTGAGCAGCATTTTGTAGAAACCTTTTCTCGATTACCTAATGGGAGGTTTTCTGTTCAAATTCCTCTGAAGGAGGCGCCTGAGGAGGCGCTAGGGCATAATTTCAACACAGCAAAAAAGTGTttagaaaatttagaaaaaaagttTGCTAGACAGCCTAacctaaaacaaaaatataaagagTTTTTGCAAGAATATAGTGATTTAGGTCATTTAACTAAAATTGAGCGTCCTAAATTCGGTGTGTACCTACCACATCATGCTGTGGTGCGCGAAAATCGCGAAACTACGAAATTGCGGGTAGTTTATAATGCGTCATGCAAAACGTCATCTGGAAAGTCTTTAAATGACATCCAGCGTGTTGGTCCCATCGTACAGAGTGATTTGATGTCTCTTTTATTGCGTTTTCGACAGCAcaagtttgttttaattgctgATATAGAGAAAATGTACCGCCAAATTGAAGTAGACCCATCGCAGCGTtatttgcagttaattttatgGCGCGACAGTGAAAATCAACCCATACAAGTTTTTCAACTTAATACAGTAACATATGGGACTTCGTCAGCCCCATTTTTAAGTACACGCTGTCTTTTGCAGTTGTCATTAGAGTGTCCAGACGCCGTGGTCTCAAACGTGATAAAAAACGATTTTTATGTAGACGACCTAAATACGGGAGCTGATTCTGTAGAAGAACTAAAACATATTGCTTACGGCGTAGTAAAAGTCTTAGATTCTGCCTGTTTGCCTTTGCGTAAATTTCGTACGAACTGCGTAGAATTGTTTGAAGGCAACGAAAACGCGTCAACGTCTCTCGACTTGTCTAAAGAGTCTAGTGTTCTAGGTCTTAACTATTCGCCAGTATCGGATACGTTGCAATTTTCAAGGGATCAAGAACCCGCGGCTGTATGTACAAAAAGGTCAGTTATTTCCACTACAAGCAAAACCTTTGATCCGCTGGGACTGATGTGTCCATGCATAGTCACTGCTAAGATTCTACTTCAGCGCCTATGGAGCGAAAAACTTGATTGGGACCAGCCTGTTCCTGACGAGTTTGCAAAGAGTTGGTCGAAGCTGGTGAAAGATTTTGCTCTTCTGTCACAAATCAAAGTACCTAGGCGTGTGTTGGGGGGGTGGAGGGAGTAGGTACGCTCAGGTATGCGACGCTGGGCTATTGGCCGACACCTCAAGTCCACCATACACGTCCCCGTCGTCCCTGTATCTGCCGCCGCGGATCAGGGCCGAACCCACCCAGGGTCTCATTGGTGGGTGGGTCGTCCCTCCTGGGCAATGCTAGTGGTCGGATCGGGCGTCGCTATATTTACCAACATACCCCGGACCACTAGTAGCAAAGTATGGGGGCACCGCCTGACGTGGGCCACGCCAAGTGATGTGGCATCCCCACCCGCCAGGTGTTCCTTTCCTCACCCTAAAATCCCGTCTTTAATCCTATGATCCAAAACATCACTTCCTGTCTTTATTCCCGTCTCAACCTTCCTTCTCCTGGGGTTTGCAGTCCGGAGCTTGAATGTGCGGAATAACTTTTCCGCACATTTGGGCTCCGGAATGCAAACCCCAGACTTCCCTTACACACCAACAATCCTACTCCACTCCAAGAGGAGACAACCTCTACTAAAAAACCCCAATCTAAGGTGGACCAATCGTGCCGAGAGATGCGTGGCTGAGGGGGAGCTCAGTCGCTAACGATGACCCTCGATACCGGGCAACCTCGAGGTGTATTTTGCCTTGTTCCGGCAAGCGGGGCTCTGCTGGAAACTGACAACATTTTTCCCTAGCTTCTCGTGGGATTTGTATGGAGAacgcaaaaaacaaaaaaactgaaGGTACCCTGGAAGACCTATGCCAGGAACTAATGCCCCTGATGGTAGGTGCGGAAGATTCTGCCCATACATCGGAGCAAGCCATGGAGGGAGTGGAGAGCGCCGACACGGTTGAAAGGAGCGATACTCATTGCCCAAACAACCCAACGGAGGCTCCCAACCCTGAAACACGTAAGTCCGTCAAGAAATTGACGGGCTCTGCGAAGGGCCGCTACAAAGCTCTTAGAGGACTGGGAGTTGCGCATGAGGAGGCGCTACAACTGTCCGCAAAGAGCTTCGCGGAACTCAAAAAAATGGGGCACAAGTTCGGGTCCACACACTCCAGACCCGAGCCAAAATCGGCCAAACGGCCGCGCTCGGAGGAGAAGTCACCGCAGGGTAACATCTGCAAGAACCCAAGGGTGACGGTGACCCCCCCAACCCAACCCCAACCCTCACAACCCTACAACGAGGTCCTCAGCCAAGTCCGAGTCGGAATCAAGGACTCCAAGCCGATGAGTGTCGCGCAATTGGAGACCCTCTGCAACACCATCTTGCAAAAGATTGCGACTCTGGAGATGGACGAGGGACCAAAGTTCAAGGGTTACGCATACAAGCCAGGCTGGTTACTCATCACCTGTAGTGACCAAAGATCAAAAGCCTGGCTTGAACAAATAACACCGTCCCTAAAACCATGGCCGGAAGCCAACCTCGGGGTCATCCCTGAAAATGAGCTTCCCAAGCCTAATATAGGGATGGTGTTTATCCCAGAGATAGACGACTCTAAGGTAAGACAGTCGCTATCTCTACTCTATGCACAGAACCAGGGGCTGTACACAGAGTATTGGAAGATTCTCCACACCAAAGTCGAGAAGAGTGGGGTTATGGTAACCCTATCTCTAGACGACGTGTCGGTGGAGAATCTACAAAAAAAGGGCCTAAAGGCAAACTTAGGTTTCCGGGAGGTCCAGTTTCGGCTAAAGGGCCAACCAAAGACCCATCAGCCAGAAACTCAACCTTCCCAAGACCCACCACCGCAGGATGCAAACCCTACCCCTCCTACCACCTTATCCCAAAAGCCCGCCCGAAAGGTGCCTTCAGGTCCAAAACGGGCGGATTCCCAAACACCCAATCCCAAACCAGGACCATCGGGCTTGCAGCGGTTTCTCGCCAACCGGGGAGGATCCAGGGGCAACAACCGCCCAAGGGTTAAAGGGGATAGAGGGGGCCACCAAGGGCGCACCAGTGCCCACCGCGGTGGCAAATAACAAAGACGCATTCGGGGGCAGGGGGGTGATGTTCCTCCAGGCCAATCTCCACCACGCCATAGCGGCCACAGCGGTCATGGAAAAACTTTTTGGCGAAAATGGCCTGGACATCGCCCTCATACAAGAACCATGGATCAACACCAAGTCCATGGCATCAGGACTGAACAGAGCAGGAAAGGTACTAATCTACGAAAAAGGAACCAAACCGAGAGCCTGCATCgtatttaacaaaaatattaacttCTTGCCTGTTACAGAACTATGCAGCGAAGATCAAGTAGCTGCCTACGTCGATCTCAAAGGGAGAGGAGCACTCAAGGTAATAGTCTGCTCCGCCTACCTGCCCGGAGAGAAGCAAGATCCCACAGAAGAACTGACTAAAGTGCTAGAGTACGCTCAGGCACAAAAGGCAGAACTTATTGTGGGATGTGACGCCAACGCCCACCACACCATCTGGGGGAGCACTGGAATTAACAAAAGGGGTGAGTTACTATCCCAATTCATCTTTACCAATTGTCTGCACTTGTTGAATAAGGGCAACACGCCCACCTTCGTAACTAGAGCTAGGCAAGAAGTATTAGATATAACCTTCGCGACTGAAAAGGCGGCAAACTGCCTAGCCGACTGGCGGGTCAGTAGCGAAAACTCAATGTCGGACCACAGACATATTTTGTTCAGTGTTAAAGGCTCTCTAGGTAGGGAACCACTTACACGCAGAAATCCAAAAGAAACGTCATGGGAAGCCTATAAGGCAGACCTCGAAAACCGTCTAAAGGATGTCCCAAAATATGTAAAAACACAAGACTCTCTCAACATGGCAGTTAACTTAATATCAGAAGGCATACGTAGGGCCTACGAACAAGCCTGCCCGCTGAAAGAGGCAAAAACTACTAACACAACGACGTGGTGGAATAAAAAGCTAGAAAACCTTCGCAGGTCCACACGTCGCATATTCAATCACTCGACCACGCCGAATGGGTGGGAAAGGTATGGTAAAGCGttgactgaatataataaacaaatcagGAAAGCAAAAAGAAGGTCATGGAGAAGGTTCTGTGAAGagattgcccaaactcataaaggtgCGAGAATTCACaaaatactctccaagacaccaaccaactatcttgGTCTTCTCAAAAGACCAGATGGCTCATTTACGAACACAGAAGAGGAAACTCTGGACTTGCTCAGAggcacccacttccccggttcgtactcaaccagtaatacaCA from Cydia fagiglandana chromosome 6, ilCydFagi1.1, whole genome shotgun sequence includes:
- the LOC134664911 gene encoding uncharacterized protein LOC134664911 — encoded protein: MENAKNKKTEGTLEDLCQELMPLMVGAEDSAHTSEQAMEGVESADTVERSDTHCPNNPTEAPNPETRKSVKKLTGSAKGRYKALRGLGVAHEEALQLSAKSFAELKKMGHKFGSTHSRPEPKSAKRPRSEEKSPQGNICKNPRVTVTPPTQPQPSQPYNEVLSQVRVGIKDSKPMSVAQLETLCNTILQKIATLEMDEGPKFKGYAYKPGWLLITCSDQRSKAWLEQITPSLKPWPEANLGVIPENELPKPNIGMVFIPEIDDSKVRQSLSLLYAQNQGLYTEYWKILHTKVEKSGVMVTLSLDDVSVENLQKKGLKANLGFREVQFRLKGQPKTHQPETQPSQDPPPQDANPTPPTTLSQKPARKVPSGPKRADSQTPNPKPGPSGLQRFLANRGGSRGNNRPRVKGDRGGHQGRTSAHRGGK